In Helianthus annuus cultivar XRQ/B chromosome 3, HanXRQr2.0-SUNRISE, whole genome shotgun sequence, a single window of DNA contains:
- the LOC110930321 gene encoding UDP-glycosyltransferase 76G1, whose protein sequence is MKNHEGEEATHRRIILFPLPVQGHLSPMLQLANILHTQGFKITIIHVQQNPPNYSNYPHFTFKPIADGFSDIGKHMPEKPDPSFYITYRNEHCADSFRDCLAGLLDEPDEPPVACLITDAEYYITQEIADSLKVPRVVFWACTIVSVLVYRDLSFFYDKGYFNLTTKDPEYEEPVPEYPLLKVKDVIKTSTNPYGMGIFQTKVMKQVKASSGIIWNSFKEPEEAILKTLSHAFPIPRFTLGPLPKYLPSSTSTSGIIFEQDRTFFSWLDTKAPKSVIYVSFGSIAGITKSEFQEAAYGLVNIDIPFLWVVRPGMVKGSEWIEWLPENFLEEVGDRGRIVKWCPQKEVLAHEAIGCFWTHSGWNSTLESICEGVPMICSPCIVGQPIIARYVSDVWKIGILLEDGLEREGIKRVLKRLMLDKEGEEIRCRINALKDEVNISFREGGSSHRSLQSLVDYILSF, encoded by the exons ATGAAAAACCATGAAGGAGAAGAAGCCACTCATAGGAGAATAATCTTGTTTCCCCTACCTGTTCAAGGTCATCTCAGTCCCATGCTTCAGCTAGCAAACATTCTTCATACCCAAGGTTTTAAAATAACAATCATACACGTTCAACAAAACCCTCCCAATTATTCAAACTATCCTCACTTCACCTTCAAGCCCATTGCTGACGGGTTTTCCGATATCGGAAAGCACATGCCAGAGAAACCAGACCCTAGCTTTTACATTACGTACCGTAATGAACACTGTGCAGATTCATTTAGGGATTGTCTAGCTGGGTTGTTGGATGAACCCGATGAGCCACCAGTGGCCTGTTTGATCACCGATGCCGAATACTACATCACGCAGGAGATCGCCGACTCCCTTAAGGTCCCTCGAGTGGTATTCTGGGCTTGCACCATTGTTTCTGTTCTTGTTTATCGTGATTTATCTTTTTTCTATGATAAAGGTTACTTCAACCTTACAACCAAAG ATCCAGAATATGAAGAGCCGGTGCCGGAATATCCGCTTTTGAAAGTCAAAGATGTCATAAAGACTTCAACGAACCCATATGGTATGGGGATATTTCAAACCAAAGTGATGAAACAAGTAAAGGCATCATCGGGAATTATTTGGAATTCCTTCAAAGAACCGGAAGAGGCTATATTAAAAACTCTTAGCCATGCTTTTCCTATTCCAAGGTTCACTTTAGGCCCACTTCCAAAGTATTTACCATCGTCGACCTCGACCTCGGGCATCATTTTTGAACAAGATAGAACTTTTTTCTCTTGGCTAGATACTAAGGCCCCCAAGTCTGTGATATACGTAAGTTTTGGGAGCATCGCAGGCATAACCAAGTCAGAATTTCAAGAAGCGGCTTATGGGTTGGTGAATATCGATATTCCTTTCTTGTGGGTGGTACGACCAGGGATGGTTAAAGGTTCAGAATGGATCGAGTGGTTGCCTGAGAACTTCCTAGAAGAAGTGGGTGATAGGGGGCGCATAGTGAAATGGTGTCCTCAAAAAGAAGTGCTAGCACACGAGGCGATAGGGTGTTTTTGGACTCATAGCGGATGGAATTCAACATTGGAGAGCATATGTGAAGGAGTACCCATGATTTGTTCACCTTGTATAGTTGGGCAACCAATAATTGCAAGATATGTGAGTGATGTTTGGAAGATAGGTATTTTGTTGGAGGATGGTCTTGAAAGGGAGGGAATAAAGAGAGTGCTCAAAAGATTAATGTTGGATAAAGAAGGTGAAGAGATTCGTTGTAGAATAAATGCTTTGAAAGATGAGGTGAACATCTCTTTCCGCGAAGGTGGATCTTCACATCGATCGCTACAGAGTTTGGTTGATTACATTCTTTCGTTTTAG
- the LOC110930322 gene encoding UDP-glycosyltransferase 76G1: protein MKNHEGEETTSRRIILFPLPVQGHLSPMLQLANILHTQGFKITIIYVQQNPPNYSNYPHFTFKPIADGFSDIGKHMPEKPDPSFYITYLNEHCADSFRDCLAGLLAEPHEPPVACLITDAEYYVTQEIADSLKVPRVVFWACTIVSVLVYHDLSFFYDKGYFNFTTKDPEYEVPVPKYPLLKVKDVIKTATNPYGMGKYLAKVMKQVKASSGIIWNSFKEPEEAILKILSHDFPIPTFTLGPLLKYLPLSTSGIIFEQDQTFFSWLDTQAPKSVIYVSFGSLAGITKSEFQETAYGLVNMNIPFLWVVRPGMVKGSEWIEWLPEKFLEEVGDRGRIVKWCPQKEVLAHEAIGCFWTHSGWNSTLESICEGVPMICSPCDVGQPIIARYVSDVWKIGILLEDGLEREGIKRELKRLMLDKEGEEIRCRIIALKDEVNISFHEGGSSHRSLQSLVAYIQSF from the exons ATGAAAAACCATGAAGGAGAAGAAACCACTAGTCGGAGAATAATCTTGTTTCCCCTACCTGTTCAAGGTCATCTCAGTCCCATGCTTCAGCTAGCAAACATTCTTCATACCCAAGGTTTTAAAATAACAATCATATACGTTCAACAAAACCCTCCCAATTATTCAAACTATCCTCACTTCACCTTCAAGCCCATTGCTGACGGGTTTTCCGATATCGGAAAGCACATGCCGGAGAAACCAGACCCTAGCTTTTACATTACGTACCTTAATGAACACTGTGCAGATTCATTTAGGGATTGTCTAGCTGGGTTGTTGGCTGAACCCCATGAGCCACCAGTGGCCTGTTTGATCACCGACGCCGAATACTACGTCACGCAGGAGATCGCCGACTCCTTGAAGGTCCCTCGAGTGGTATTCTGGGCTTGCACCATTGTTTCTGTTCTTGTTTATCATGATTTATCTTTTTTCTATGATAAAGGTTACTTCAACTTTACAACAAAAG ATCCAGAATATGAAGTGCCGGTGCCCAAATATCCGCTTTTGAAAGTAAAAGATGTCATAAAGACTGCAACGAACCCATATGGTATGGGGAAATATCTAGCCAAAGTGATGAAACAAGTAAAGGCATCATCGGGAATTATTTGGAATTCCTTCAAAGAACCGGAAGAGGCTATATTAAAAATTCTTAGCCATGATTTTCCTATTCCAACGTTCACTTTAGGCCCACTTCTAAAGTATTTACCATTGTCGACCTCGGGCATCATTTTTGAACAAGATCAAACTTTTTTCTCATGGCTAGATACTCAGGCCCCCAAGTCTGTGATATACGTAAGTTTTGGGAGCCTTGCAGGCATAACCAAGTCGGAATTTCAAGAAACGGCTTATGGGTTGGTGAATATGAATATTCCTTTCTTGTGGGTGGTACGGCCAGGGATGGTTAAAGGTTCAGAATGGATCGAGTGGTTGCCTGAGAAGTTCCTAGAAGAAGTGGGTGACAGAGGGCGCATAGTGAAATGGTGTCCTCAAAAAGAAGTGCTAGCACACGAGGCGATAGGGTGTTTTTGGACTCATAGCGGATGGAATTCAACATTGGAGAGCATATGTGAAGGAGTACCCATGATTTGTTCACCTTGTGATGTTGGGCAACCAATAATTGCAAGATATGTGAGTGATGTTTGGAAGATAGGTATTTTGTTGGAGGATGGTCTTGAAAGGGAGGGAATAAAGAGAGAGCTCAAAAGATTAATGTTGGATAAAGAAGGTGAAGAGATTCGTTGTAGAATAATTGCTTTGAAAGATGAGGTGAACATCTCTTTCCATGAAGGTGGATCTTCACATCGATCGCTACAGAGTTTGGTTGCTTACATTCAATCGTTTTAG